Proteins from a genomic interval of Symmachiella macrocystis:
- a CDS encoding sulfite exporter TauE/SafE family protein: protein MMEWPLIFLAGLLGSSHCVGMCGGFALSIGMGASSWKNNLGRQLIYSLGRIFTYTFAGAVVGFLGVRLNHSGSGLVNVQAVLSIVAGVLLVVQGFHSAGWLPVWRKSHANSATCLARSFFGSFLTAPGLWNVFIAGLLTGFLPCGLVYAFLAFAASLGTMSGGMALMAVFGAGTIPIMVLTGAGATALSVAARTRLLKIAAVCVILTGVSAVYRGTGYWGQPATDHCPVCDTPTVAIPIALPTP from the coding sequence ATGATGGAATGGCCGCTGATATTTCTGGCGGGATTGTTAGGTTCGTCGCACTGCGTCGGCATGTGCGGAGGGTTTGCGCTGTCGATAGGAATGGGAGCGTCGAGTTGGAAGAACAATCTCGGCCGGCAGTTGATTTATAGCCTCGGCCGAATTTTCACCTACACATTCGCCGGTGCGGTCGTTGGATTTCTAGGCGTGCGGTTGAACCACTCCGGCAGCGGATTAGTGAATGTCCAGGCGGTACTCTCCATCGTGGCCGGCGTGTTGCTTGTCGTTCAAGGATTTCATTCCGCCGGTTGGCTCCCGGTCTGGAGAAAATCGCACGCTAATAGCGCGACCTGCTTGGCCCGCTCATTCTTTGGTTCGTTTTTGACAGCACCGGGACTTTGGAATGTCTTCATCGCCGGATTACTCACCGGCTTCCTCCCGTGCGGATTGGTCTACGCGTTTTTAGCCTTCGCCGCTAGCTTGGGAACCATGTCCGGCGGAATGGCATTGATGGCAGTTTTCGGGGCCGGCACGATACCGATCATGGTGCTGACCGGTGCGGGAGCAACTGCGCTCAGCGTCGCCGCACGGACCCGCTTGCTCAAGATTGCTGCTGTCTGCGTCATCCTGACCGGCGTATCAGCCGTGTATCGGGGAACCGGCTATTGGGGCCAACCCGCAACCGACCATTGCCCCGTCTGCGACACTCCGACCGTCGCAATCCCCATTGCCCTGCCTACACCGTAA
- the obgE gene encoding GTPase ObgE: MFVDEVIIYAKAGDGGDGCPSFRRESKVPRGGPDGGDGGDGGSVIVQAEENVNSLANIAGHRHWNAERGGHGEGKLRTGRKGKDAIILVPPGTLVRDLARGHLLRDLKEVGDSVIIAKGGRGGRGNKHFATAVHRAPREFEPGSPGDERKVTLELKVIADVGLIGKPNAGKSTLLSRLSRAHPEIANYPFTTKFPNLGQVRVGFDRQFVVADIPGLIEGAHSGVGLGHEFLKHVERTKILVHLIEPDPQDQTDPFDNYRQIHDELRLYDATLIERPEIIVVSKSELPGAAELAELMSEELGKPVLQLSAVTGKGLPQLIQTILATMDANDDKDAF; this comes from the coding sequence ATGTTCGTCGACGAAGTGATCATCTATGCCAAAGCCGGAGACGGCGGCGACGGGTGTCCCAGCTTCCGTCGGGAATCGAAGGTGCCACGGGGAGGTCCGGATGGCGGCGATGGTGGTGATGGCGGCAGCGTGATCGTTCAGGCTGAGGAAAACGTCAACAGCCTCGCGAATATCGCCGGCCATCGGCATTGGAACGCCGAACGGGGCGGTCATGGCGAGGGGAAACTTCGCACCGGCCGCAAAGGCAAGGACGCGATCATTCTCGTACCTCCCGGGACGCTGGTCCGCGATCTGGCGCGGGGACATCTGCTCCGCGACCTGAAAGAGGTGGGCGATTCGGTCATTATCGCCAAAGGAGGCCGCGGGGGACGGGGCAACAAGCACTTCGCCACAGCCGTGCACCGCGCTCCACGCGAATTCGAACCTGGTTCTCCAGGGGATGAGCGTAAAGTCACGTTGGAGTTGAAGGTAATCGCCGACGTGGGTTTGATCGGTAAACCAAACGCCGGGAAATCGACGCTACTCAGCCGACTCTCCCGCGCGCATCCGGAAATCGCCAATTACCCCTTCACCACAAAATTCCCGAACTTGGGCCAGGTCCGTGTTGGTTTTGATCGACAGTTTGTCGTCGCCGACATCCCGGGACTGATCGAAGGAGCGCATAGCGGCGTGGGCTTGGGGCACGAATTTCTCAAGCATGTGGAACGCACAAAGATCCTGGTGCATTTGATCGAACCAGACCCGCAGGACCAAACAGATCCGTTCGACAACTATCGGCAGATCCACGACGAATTGCGTCTCTATGATGCGACGTTGATCGAACGCCCGGAAATCATCGTCGTCTCGAAATCCGAACTCCCCGGCGCGGCGGAGTTGGCGGAATTGATGAGCGAAGAACTCGGCAAACCGGTCTTGCAACTCTCGGCAGTGACCGGCAAAGGGTTGCCGCAGTTGATTCAAACTATTCTCGCAACCATGGACGCGAATGACGACAAAGACGCCTTTTGA